In the genome of Vicia villosa cultivar HV-30 ecotype Madison, WI linkage group LG7, Vvil1.0, whole genome shotgun sequence, one region contains:
- the LOC131620747 gene encoding internal alternative NAD(P)H-ubiquinone oxidoreductase A2, mitochondrial-like has product MSLFRTLSKRYFSTTKPFLKHTNTLPSLTLLSRFSSTTDSTAPVRYAALGPTKPHEKPRVVVLGTGWAGCRFMKGLDSKIYDIVCVSPRNHMVFTPLLASTCVGTLEFRSVAEPVAKIQPAISNEPGSFFFLANCTGINADKHEVQCETVTEGTQTLEPWKFTVSYDKLVIALGAQPTTFGIHGVYEHAIFLREVYHAQEIRRKLLLNLMMSEVPGISEEEKKRLLHCVIVGGGPTGVEFSGELSDFIMRDVRQRYAHVKDYIHVTLIEANEILSSFDVRLRQYATNQLTKSGVRLVRGIVKDVEEKKIILNDGTEVPYGLLVWSTGVGPSPIIHSLDLPKSPGGRIGIDEWLRVPSVQDIFSIGDCCGFVESTGKPTLPALAQVAERQGKYLAGLLNKVGKANGGHANSMKDMDLGGQFVYKHLGSMATVGSYKALVDLRQNKEAKGLSLAGFMSWIVWRSAYLTRVISWRNRFYVAINWATTFVFGRDISRI; this is encoded by the exons CATTTctcaaacacacaaacactctcccATCTCTCACTCTTCTCTCTCGCTTCTCCTCAACCACCGATTCCACCGCTCCGGTTCGTTATGCGGCTCTCGGACCCACCAAGCCACACGAGAAGCCACGCGTGGTGGTTCTCGGGACCGGTTGGGCCGGGTGTAGATTCATGAAAGGTTTGGATTCTAAAATCTATGATATCGTTTGTGTTTCACCTCGTAATCATATGGTTTTCACCCCTCTTTTAGCTTCCACTTGTGTTGGAACTCTTGAGTTTAGATCCGTTGCTGAACCTGTTGCAAAGATTCAACCTGCTATTTCTAATGAACCTGGTTCCTTTTTCTTCCTTGCTAATTGTACCGGTATCAATGCTGATAAACATGAG GTGCAATGTGAAACTGTAACTGAAGGAACACAGACACTAGAACCTTGGAAGTTTACAGTATCCTATGATAAGCTAGTAATTGCATTAGGAGCTCAACCAACCACTTTTGGAATTCATGGAGTTTATGAACATGCAATTTTTCTTCGTGAAGTTTACCATGCACAGGAAATTCGTCGGAAATTGCTCCTGAATTTGATGATGTCTGAGGTTCCAG GGATTTCGGAAGAGGAAAAGAAAAGGTTGTTACACTGTGTGATTGTGGGAGGTGGTCCCACTGGAGTTGAATTTAGCGGTGAACTTAGCGACTTTATTATGAGAGATGTTCGTCAGAGATATGCTCATGTGAAGGACTATATCCATGTTACTTTGATTGAG GCCAATGAGATATTGTCTTCCTTTGATGTCCGACTCAGGCAATATGCCACCAACCAGTTGACAAAG TCAGGAGTCCGACTTGTTCGTGGCATTGTGAAAGATGTTGAAGAAAAGAAGATTATACTAAACGATGGTACTGAGGTTCCATACGGATTGTTAGTATGGTCAACTGGAGTTGGTCCATCACCTATTATCCACTCATTGGATCTCCCTAAATCCCCTGGTGGAAG GATTGGCATTGATGAGTGGCTCCGTGTTCCTTCGGTACAAGATATCTTCTCAATAGGTGACTGCTGTGGATTTGTTGAAAGTACAGGAAAACCAACACTTCCTGCTCTAGCCCAA GTAGCAGAGAGGCAAGGTAAATATTTAGCAGGCTTATTAAACAAAGTAGGTAAAGCCAATGGAGGCCACGCAAACAGCATGAAAGACATGGACTTAGGGGGTCAGTTTGTTTACAAGCACTTAGGAAGCATGGCAACTGTTGGCAGTTACAAGGCTCTAGTAGACCTAAGACAGAACAAG GAGGCAAAAGGATTGTCTCTAGCAGGTTTTATGAGTTGGATTGTTTGGCGTTCGGCATATCTAACTCGTGTCATTAGCTGGAGGAACAGATTCTATGTAGCTATTAACTGGGCTACAACATTTGTTTTCGGTCGTGACATAAGCAGAATATGA